Proteins co-encoded in one Chrysemys picta bellii isolate R12L10 chromosome 13, ASM1138683v2, whole genome shotgun sequence genomic window:
- the ZSWIM1 gene encoding zinc finger SWIM domain-containing protein 1, protein MALVTVKELLSFDCGSLVAYQLDKNSQLDSISFQTVLMRNIFVHFPDVIFIHRTHNPRGKALYMFMVDRPFLKLQGEMTKVIHFAVPAKESAESLAHMYRTFKAFNPEWKKIKTFLVDPHFRLLQTLSEAFPSAEVQLSVFHVCKHLQQKIHQMSLECISERLILNALRNTMCAATESNLRMMHTILSDFVKPDLLPQLHTHWLLNDKIWAMHRWRNWMECNQYFKDLEIITRGLSQVFCTGLSLEICITSLAKHYQKCVSKRPPDAVLFSVNPLNSTMSTETVFQSLPAQDSPPTSHNPQIALQNQPAQSSPPVSPSLTAAHQKWPGQNSPLNPLVVLPHPLPAPPSPLLLQNQLAAPQIFPFQNQPAQYSSPVSLNLTAAHQKWPGQNSPPNPLVLQNPLPAPQSPLLPQNQLANPQSPLDPFSHDIKLEIITEDPKGDQDVECNQETEDCIRQSLRDICTEPAARLCLNEFAVAQKSVQLIGTNEDIVNIQILEDTHKVNQRGLKSCTCHFSQAFQLPCRHILAVLNSDKKILQPEMLSEQWQKEPNISQAGQNGTDGLLEVLKSSWNESLDKSLAVSFLTAEISRLLTQCSSEEFDRRYNTLRELADSWIGPYVQVKL, encoded by the coding sequence ATGGCCCTAGTTACTGTGAAGGAACTGCTGAGCTTTGATTGTGGTTCGCTGGTAGCTTACCAATTAGATAAAAACTCTCAGCTGGACTCTATCAGCTTCCAGACTGTCCTCATGAGAAACATATTTGTGCATTTTCCTGATGTCATATTCATCCACAGAACCCACAATCCCAGGGGCAAAGCTCTGTATATGTTCATGGTGGACAGACCTTTCCTGAAGCTGCAGGGTGAGATGACTAAGGTAATTCATTTTGCTGTCCCAGCTAAAGAATCTGCAGAAAGCCTGGCTCACATGTATAGGACCTTCAAGGCCTTCAACCCTGAGTGGAAGAAAATTAAGACCTTTCTGGTAGATCCACACTTTCGATTGTTGCAGACTCTTTCTGAAGCATTCCCATCTGCAGAGGTGCAGCTATCTGTTTTCCATGTATGCAAGCACCTGCAGCAGAAGATTCATCAGATGTCTTTGGAATGCATCTCAGAGAGACTGATCTTAAATGCCTTGAGGAACACTATGTGTGCAGCCACTGAAAGCAACCTGAGAATGATGCACACAATCCTGAGTGACTTTGTGAAACcagacttgcttccccagcttcATACTCACTGGCTTCTCAATGACAAGATATGGGCTATGCATAGATGGAGGAATTGGATGGAATGCAATCAGTATTTTAAAGACTTGGAGATCATCACACGGGGCTTAAGCCAGGTCTTCTGCACTGGACTGTCTCTGGAGATCTGCATCACTTCTCTAGCGAAACACTACCAGAAGTGTGTTTCAAAGAGGCCCCCTGATGCTGTGTTGTTCTCTGTTAACCCTCTTAACAGTACCATGTCTACTGAGACAGTTTTTCAGagcctgccagctcaggactcgcCACCAACCTCTCACAACCCCCAAATAGCTCTTCAGAATCAACCAGCTCAGAGTTCTCCACCAGTTTCTCCCAGTCTCACAGCAGCTCATCAGAAATGGCCAGGTCAGAATTCCCCTCTAAATCCCCTAGTGGTTCTTCCGCATCCCCTGCCAGCTCCTCCAAGCCCCCTGCTTCTTCAGAATCAGCTGGCAGCCCCTCAGATCTTCCCTTTTCAGAACCAGCCAGCTCAGTATTCTTCACCAGTTTCTCTCAATCTCACAGCAGCTCATCAGAAATGGCCAGGTCAGAATTCCCCTCCAAATCCCCTGGTTCTTCAGAATCCCTTGCCCGCCCCTCAGAGTCCTCTGCTTCCTCAGAACCAGCTAGCAAACCCTCAGAGCCCCTTGGATCCTTTCTCCCATGACATTAAACTGGAGATCATCACTGAAGACCCAAAGGGTGACCAAGATGTGGAGTGTAACCAAGAGACTGAAGACTGCATCAGGCAGTCACTGAGAGACATTTGCACAGAGCCGGCAGCCAGATTATGCTTGAACGAGTTTGCAGTGGCACAGAAGTCTGTGCAGCTAATAGGCACCAATGAAGACATAGTCAATATACAGATCCTCGAAGACACCCACAAAGTGAACCAAAGGGGCCTGAAAAGCTGCACATGCCACTTCAGTCAAGCTTTCCAGCTGCCCTGCAGGCACATCCTGGCTGTGTTGAACTCTGATAAGAAGATCTTACAGCCGGAGATGCTGAGCGAGCAATGGCAGAAGGAACCTAATATCTCTCAGGCAGGGCAAAATGGCACTGATGGCCTCTTGGAGGTTCTGAAAAGCTCCTGGAATGAGTCCCTGGATAAATCCTTAGCAGTGTCCTTTCTTACAGCGGAGATTAGCCGGCTTCTTACCCAGTGCAGCAGTGAGGAGTTTGATCGGAGATACAACACCCTCCGAGAATTGGCCGATAGCTGGATTGGACCTTATGTTCAGGTGAAGCTGTAG